GCTGCGCAGCCTGGTGAGCGGCGGCATGCTGGGACTGCTGCTCGGCACTAGACCTGGCCGCAAGCTGGGCGGCAAGGCGCTCAAGTACAGCATGATCGCAGGCCTAGGCGTCTATGCCTGGAACGCCTGGCAGGAGTATCAGTCGCAGCAGCATGGCGAACGCACCCCAGACCAGGGCCCCTCGCTAAAGCAACTGCAGGGAGCGGCGCAGGAGCAGCGTAGCCTGCTGCTATTGCAGGCGATGATCATGGCCTCGCGGGCCGATGGCAATTTCGATGATACCAAGAAAGCCAAGCTGACCGAGCAGATCGATGCCCTGGGTGCCGACACCGAACTACACGCCTGGGTCGAGGAGCAGTTCCAGGCACCGCTCGATTTCGAATCCTTGGCACGTCAGGCCGATTCGCATCAGGCGGCCCGCGAGATCTACATGGTCAGCGTGGCGATGATCGAAGGGCAGCCCCCGGTGGAACGGCCGTGGCTGGAAGAGCTGGCCAAGGCGCTGGGTCTTTCGCCAAGCGAGGCACGCGAGCTGCAACGCCAGGCCCTGGCCTAAAAAAACGGCGGCCCTAGGGCCGCCGTGAAGAAAAGGTCAGAGCGCCTGACCGAGAGAGACTTTTCATACGCCCCGCTTGTCGGGGCGCTTCGATGTAAGACCAACGTCAGATTTCGAAGCCCAGTCCGAAATCCTCTGCAGATATTGCCATCAGCGAACCGGCGCCCGCCTGGATCATCTGGGCATGGGCGCGGGTACGCGGCAGCAACCGCTGGTAGAAGAAGCGAGCGGTGTCGAGCTTGGCCTTGTAGAAGGCTTCCTCACCGCCCCCGAGTGCCTGGCTTGCCTGCTTGGCGGCCCGCGCCCATAGATAGGCCAGCGTCACATAACCGGAGTACATCAGGTAGTCGACGCTCGCCGCACCGACTTCTTCGCGATCCTGCATCGCCTTCATGCCCACGCCCATGGTCAGCTCGCCCCATTCGGCGTTGAGCTTGGCCAGGGGCCCGACGAACTCCTTGAGCGCGGCGTTATCGGCCTCTGCCTGGCAGAATTTGTGGATCTCCTTGGTGAAGACCTTGAGATTCTCGCCTTGGCTCATCAGTACCTTGCGGCCCAGCAGGTCGAGGGCCTGAATACCGGTGGTGCCCTCATAGAGACGCGTGATCCGCGAATCGCGCACCAATTGCTCCATGCCCCACTCCTGAATGAAGCCATGGCCGCCGAAGACCTGCACCCCTTCGTTGGTCGCTTCGAAGCCCGCTTCGGTGAGGAACGCCTTGACGATCGGCGTCAGCAGACCAAGCAGCGTTTCGGCTCGCTCGCGCTCCTCGGCATCCGGGCCATGCTCGACTAGGTCGACCATCTGCGCGGTATACATCACCAGCATTCGCCCGCCCTCGGCGAAGGCCTTCTGGGTCAGCAGCATGCGACGCACGTCGGGATGCACGATGATCGGATCGGCCGGCTTCTCGGGCGCCTTGGGGCCAGAGAGCGAGCGCATCTGCAGACGGTCGCGGGCATAGGCCAGGGCATTCTGGAAGCTCGCCTCGGTCAGGCCCAACCCCTGGATACCGACGCCGATACGCGCCACGTTCATCATGGTGAACATGTACGACAGCCCCTTGTTGGGCTGGCCGATCATGAAACCGCGGGCATTGTCGAAGTTCATCACGCAGGTGGCGTTGCCGTGAATCCCCATCTTGTGCTCGAGCGAGCCGCAGGAAACGCCATTACGCTCGCCCGGATTGCCGGCGGCATCGGGCAGATACTTGGGCACCACGAACAGCGAGATTCCCCTGGAACCCTCAGGCGCATCGGGCAATTTGGCGAGCACCAGGTGGACGATGTTCTCGGCCAGGTCGTGATCGCCCGCGGAGATGAAGATCTTGGTGCCGCTGATATCGTAACTGCCATCGGCACCGGGCACCGCGCGGGTCTTGATCAGGCCAAGATCGGTACCGCAGTGCGGTTCGGTCAGGCACATGGTACCGGTCCACACGCCCTCGACCAGCTTGGTGAGGTAGGTGGCCTTCTGCTCGTCGCTGCCGTGGTGGCGCAGCGCATCGGCGGCGCCGTGGGAGAGCCCCGGATACATGCCCCAAGCCAGGTTGGTGGCGCAGATCATCTCGGAGAGCACCATGCCAAGCGAGTGCGGCAACCCCTGGCCACCGAATTCCGGCTCGGCGGATAAGCTAGGCCAGCCCCCCTCGACATACTGCTGGTAGGCTTCCTTGAAACCTTTGGGCGCTTTGACTTCCCCGCCCTCCAACAGGCAGCCCTCCTGATCGCCGCTCTGATTGAGCGGTAGCAGCACTTCGCGAGTGAATCGCGCACCCTCTTCGAGAATCGCGCTCACCACGTCGGGTGAGGCATCCTCGCCGCCCGGCAGTCGGGCGTAGTGGGCAGGATAGTCGAACAGTTCATCCATCACGAAGCGCAGGTCGCGCAGGGGGGCCTGATAATCGGGCATCTCGTTCTCTCCTGGAGGTCGTGAAGCGGACCTGCACGGCACTCATCTGGCCCGCTTCAAACATGCGTTTGAAACTAGCCAGTCGGAGAGTTCGAGTCAAGCGTTCGTTTAAAAACCGGATACGACCTTGGTCGTGTCCAGCCAGGCGATCGCCTACTGCATACGGATACCGCCATCCAGGCGAATCACCTCGCCATTAAGCATCGGATTGATGATGATCTGCTCGGCCAGCAAAGCGAACTCCTGAGGCTTGCCCAGGCGTTTGGGGAAAGGCACGGCCGCAGAGAGTGCGGCCACGGCCTTCTCCGGTAGATCGCCCATCATGGGCGTTTCAAACACACCGGGGGCGATACTCATTACCCGAATGCCATGACGCGAGAGCTCCCGCGCCAGCGGTAGCGTCATACCGACCACGCCCGCCTTGGAACCGCTGTAGGCGGCCTGCCCTACCTGGCCATCGAAGGCCGCCACCGAGGCGGTGGTAACGATTACTCCACGCTCGTCATCCTCCCCCGGTGGATTGGCGACCATTGCCGCCGCGGCCAGGCGCAGCACATTGAAGGTTCCCACCAGATTGATCTCGATGGTACGCGCAAAGGCCACGAGATCTGCGGGATTGCCCTCACGGTCCAGCAGCTTGGCCACGCTGACCACCCCGGCGCAGTGCACCACTCCGGAAAACCCGCCTAACGCCACGGCTTGATCCATCGCCGCCTGCATGTCGGCTTCGGAGGTGACGTCGCCACGCACTGCCACGGCGCCCGCACCGAGCCGTTCGGCCAGGGCCTCTATCTTGTCGCTCAGGTCACTCAGCATCACCCGAGCGCCCCCGGCGATCAGTCGCTCGGCGGTGGCCGCCCCAAGTCCCGAGGCAGCACCGGTAATCAGAAAGGTATTGTCCTGCAGCTGCATTCAGGCTCTCCCGCACGCATTGATATTAGGAATTTGTCCGCTCATGACGCGGGACTCTCGCCAGCGGCTTCCGCTGCGGCCTGGGCACGCAGCTTGAAGCGCTGGATCTTGCCACTGGGTGTCTTGGGTAGTGCATCGACAAATTCGATCACCCGGGGAAAGGCATGGGTGGAGAGGCGCTCGCGTACCTGCTGGCGAATCTCGTCGGCCAGGGCGTCGCTGGGCTCATAGCCCTCGCGCAGCACGATGAATGACTTGATGATCTCACCGCGAATCTCGTCGGGCTTGCCGACCGCCGCGGACTCCGCCACGGCCGGATGCGTCATCACGCTGTTCTCGACATCGGTCGGGCCGACCCGGTAGCCGGCGGTGGTGATGATGTCGTCGTCACGTCCGGCAAACTGGAAGGTACCATCCTCCTGACGCACGACCACATCCCCGGTCAGATAGTAGCCTTCGGCGAAGGGGTGCTTCTCCTGCCAGGTGTAGCCGGCGAAGAAGTGGGCGGGAGAGGCGGCGATATCCACCGCCAGCACGCCGGGTTCCCCCGCCGGGAGCTCATTGAATTCGGCATCCAGAATCGCCAGCCGGTAGCCCGGCAGCGGCACGCCCATGGCGCCGACGTGCTTGGGGTGGCCGAGCGCATGGTGATTGCAGCAGGTCATGCCAGTCTCGGTCTGCCCATAGTGGTCCATGACCGGACAGCCCAGCGAGCGCTCCACCCATCCCACCACCTCGGTATTGAGGGGCTCGCCCGCCGAGCTTGCAACGCGCAGCGAGAGTGTGCGGTGCGCATCGTCAAACAGTCCCGAGGCCTTCATCAACCGGTAGGCGGTGGGAGCGGCGGCGAAGTTGGTGATGCCGTGGCGCTGCATGAAGCCAAGCGCTCCCTCGGCACTGAAGCCCTCCTCGCAGAAGTGAGTGGTCACCCCCAGCAGCAGCGGGCCGGCAATGGCATAATAGAGTCCGTAGGCCCAGCCGGGGTCGGCCATGTTCCAGAAGCGGTCCTCCTCGCGCAGATCGATGGCAAGCTCCATATAGAGCGCGAAGGCCGGCATCGCCGAGAGCGGCACCGCCACCCCCTTGGGCTTGCCCACCGTACCGGAGGTGAACATCTGCAGGAACGGGACGTCCGCTGCAAGCCTGGGCGGCACCTCCTGGATCGGCTCATGGGCAAGCGCCGTCTGCCAGTCGAGATCATCCACATGGGCGGCATCCGCCCCACCCACGCACAGCACTATCGGGCAGTGCGAGATGCCATCGAACTTGAAGCGATTGGCACGGTCGGTAATGACCAGCTTGCTGCCGGCACGTTCCAGGCGATACTCCACCGCATCGGGCCCGAAGGCGGTGAACAACGGCTGATAGACGGCGCCGATACGCCAGGTAGCCAGCACCGCTATCAGCAGCTCCGGCGTGCGTGGCAGCATACAGGCAATGCGATCGCCCACGCCCAGCCCATGCAGCCGGAACCAGCCGGCCAGCCTCGCGCTGGCTGTTTCAAGCTCGGCATAGGTGAGGCGCGTGACCTTGCCCTGGCCATCCTCATGCACCAGCGCCTCGCGCTGGCCGAGTCCGGCACGCAGATGACGACCACAGCAGGATTCGTAGGCGTTGAAGCAACCATCTTGATGGTCATCGAGACGTGCGATCACTTCATCGATCGAGAACTTTTGAAGGTACTGGCGATACTCTTGTGGCGTTTTTGTCATTATGTTCTCCATTGCCCGGTGTCCGTCCCGGGACATCACTTGTCTTTGACGTAAACGTTAAGTTATGTGATGCACGATAACTTCCCAAGCAAGCGCTTGGTACAACGCTAGAATGAAACGTTATCGGCGGCAAGCCGCCAAGATGATGAAGAGACTAGACAATGGTCTTGAAGAACAGAAAGAGCCATCAGGCGCATCGCACGCTCAGCCCCGTAGGCTCGCGCTCCCGGGTGGCGTGATCATGCCGATCAGCTCGGAAGCCAGCTCCTCCGGGGTACGCGAACCGGCGGGGTCGTACCAGCGCACCGTCCAGTTCAGCGCACCGAGCACGAAGCGCGATACCAGGAAGGTATCGCCACGAATCAGACCGGCAATGACGGCATCATCGATGACCTCCTGCCACAGCGCCTCGTAGGCATCACGCAGATGGCTCAGATGTTCGCGCGCTTCCGCGTC
This DNA window, taken from Halomonas sp. TA22, encodes the following:
- a CDS encoding AMP-binding protein, producing MTKTPQEYRQYLQKFSIDEVIARLDDHQDGCFNAYESCCGRHLRAGLGQREALVHEDGQGKVTRLTYAELETASARLAGWFRLHGLGVGDRIACMLPRTPELLIAVLATWRIGAVYQPLFTAFGPDAVEYRLERAGSKLVITDRANRFKFDGISHCPIVLCVGGADAAHVDDLDWQTALAHEPIQEVPPRLAADVPFLQMFTSGTVGKPKGVAVPLSAMPAFALYMELAIDLREEDRFWNMADPGWAYGLYYAIAGPLLLGVTTHFCEEGFSAEGALGFMQRHGITNFAAAPTAYRLMKASGLFDDAHRTLSLRVASSAGEPLNTEVVGWVERSLGCPVMDHYGQTETGMTCCNHHALGHPKHVGAMGVPLPGYRLAILDAEFNELPAGEPGVLAVDIAASPAHFFAGYTWQEKHPFAEGYYLTGDVVVRQEDGTFQFAGRDDDIITTAGYRVGPTDVENSVMTHPAVAESAAVGKPDEIRGEIIKSFIVLREGYEPSDALADEIRQQVRERLSTHAFPRVIEFVDALPKTPSGKIQRFKLRAQAAAEAAGESPAS
- a CDS encoding tellurite resistance TerB family protein, with amino-acid sequence MNAKEIFDMVLKQATGGRVDSNNVFDRLAQSLSSQSTDAKGAYGGGDNVELRSLVSGGMLGLLLGTRPGRKLGGKALKYSMIAGLGVYAWNAWQEYQSQQHGERTPDQGPSLKQLQGAAQEQRSLLLLQAMIMASRADGNFDDTKKAKLTEQIDALGADTELHAWVEEQFQAPLDFESLARQADSHQAAREIYMVSVAMIEGQPPVERPWLEELAKALGLSPSEARELQRQALA
- a CDS encoding acyl-CoA dehydrogenase C-terminal domain-containing protein encodes the protein MPDYQAPLRDLRFVMDELFDYPAHYARLPGGEDASPDVVSAILEEGARFTREVLLPLNQSGDQEGCLLEGGEVKAPKGFKEAYQQYVEGGWPSLSAEPEFGGQGLPHSLGMVLSEMICATNLAWGMYPGLSHGAADALRHHGSDEQKATYLTKLVEGVWTGTMCLTEPHCGTDLGLIKTRAVPGADGSYDISGTKIFISAGDHDLAENIVHLVLAKLPDAPEGSRGISLFVVPKYLPDAAGNPGERNGVSCGSLEHKMGIHGNATCVMNFDNARGFMIGQPNKGLSYMFTMMNVARIGVGIQGLGLTEASFQNALAYARDRLQMRSLSGPKAPEKPADPIIVHPDVRRMLLTQKAFAEGGRMLVMYTAQMVDLVEHGPDAEERERAETLLGLLTPIVKAFLTEAGFEATNEGVQVFGGHGFIQEWGMEQLVRDSRITRLYEGTTGIQALDLLGRKVLMSQGENLKVFTKEIHKFCQAEADNAALKEFVGPLAKLNAEWGELTMGVGMKAMQDREEVGAASVDYLMYSGYVTLAYLWARAAKQASQALGGGEEAFYKAKLDTARFFYQRLLPRTRAHAQMIQAGAGSLMAISAEDFGLGFEI
- a CDS encoding SDR family NAD(P)-dependent oxidoreductase, which produces MQLQDNTFLITGAASGLGAATAERLIAGGARVMLSDLSDKIEALAERLGAGAVAVRGDVTSEADMQAAMDQAVALGGFSGVVHCAGVVSVAKLLDREGNPADLVAFARTIEINLVGTFNVLRLAAAAMVANPPGEDDERGVIVTTASVAAFDGQVGQAAYSGSKAGVVGMTLPLARELSRHGIRVMSIAPGVFETPMMGDLPEKAVAALSAAVPFPKRLGKPQEFALLAEQIIINPMLNGEVIRLDGGIRMQ